A genomic window from Deltaproteobacteria bacterium IMCC39524 includes:
- the purB gene encoding adenylosuccinate lyase, with the protein MITAISPIDGRYASKVEELSDCFSEYALVRNRVKVEVLWLLALCAEPKIAECRALTIEEEQFLRSIMTRFNPEEAEKVKAIEKVTNHDVKAVEYYLKEQITGTSLEGLSEFLHFACTSEDINNLSHAMMLKDGLQVLEPLQERITSVLISLAKDFKAVPMLARTHGQTASPTTIGKELAVFVARLRKQGASIAVVEILGKLNGAVGNFNAHLSAYPDVDWVALSKKVIEGELGLTQNLFTTQIEPHDYMAELFDALSRWNTILVDLNRDIWTYISMAYFGQKTIAGEVGSSTMPHKVNPIDFENSEGNCGLANAIFGHLSAKLPISRLQRDLTDSTVIRNMGVGFGYSMIAYHSTIKGLSKLKLNEQNLAIDLDNAWEVMAEPIQTVMRKAGIEKPYEKLKELTRGQKITAETIRVFIEGLELAEDDKQRLLEMTPGSYVGMAPEIVDLLD; encoded by the coding sequence ATGATTACAGCGATCAGCCCGATTGATGGGCGGTATGCTTCAAAAGTAGAAGAATTGAGCGACTGTTTTTCCGAGTACGCGTTGGTTCGTAACAGAGTGAAGGTTGAGGTTCTGTGGTTGCTGGCGCTCTGTGCCGAGCCGAAAATCGCCGAGTGTCGTGCACTGACGATTGAGGAAGAGCAGTTTCTGCGCTCTATCATGACCAGGTTTAACCCTGAGGAAGCCGAGAAGGTCAAAGCGATCGAGAAGGTGACCAATCATGATGTCAAGGCGGTCGAGTATTACCTCAAGGAGCAGATCACGGGAACGTCTTTGGAAGGACTGTCAGAGTTCCTGCACTTCGCCTGTACCTCGGAGGATATCAACAACCTGTCGCACGCCATGATGCTTAAGGACGGTCTTCAGGTTCTTGAGCCGTTACAGGAACGCATCACCAGTGTACTGATCTCTCTGGCCAAGGACTTCAAGGCAGTGCCAATGCTGGCCCGTACCCATGGGCAGACCGCTTCGCCGACCACTATCGGTAAGGAGTTGGCAGTCTTTGTCGCTCGCCTGCGCAAGCAGGGTGCAAGCATTGCCGTCGTGGAGATCCTCGGCAAGCTCAACGGAGCGGTTGGAAATTTTAATGCTCATCTTTCTGCTTACCCGGATGTCGATTGGGTCGCTTTAAGTAAAAAGGTGATCGAAGGTGAACTTGGCCTGACTCAGAACCTCTTTACGACCCAGATCGAGCCTCACGACTACATGGCTGAACTTTTTGATGCCCTGTCTCGGTGGAATACCATTCTCGTCGACCTGAATCGTGATATCTGGACCTATATCTCCATGGCCTACTTCGGTCAGAAAACCATCGCCGGTGAAGTCGGTTCCTCGACCATGCCGCACAAGGTCAATCCGATTGATTTCGAAAACTCTGAAGGCAATTGCGGATTGGCTAACGCCATATTCGGTCATCTCTCGGCTAAACTGCCAATTTCTCGCCTGCAGCGTGACCTGACCGACTCGACGGTGATTCGCAACATGGGCGTCGGTTTTGGCTACAGCATGATTGCCTACCACTCGACCATCAAGGGTTTGAGCAAACTCAAGCTCAATGAACAGAATTTGGCGATTGACCTGGATAATGCCTGGGAAGTGATGGCTGAACCGATTCAGACGGTGATGCGTAAGGCTGGAATTGAGAAGCCCTATGAAAAACTCAAGGAGCTGACTCGTGGGCAGAAGATTACTGCTGAAACGATTCGTGTCTTTATCGAAGGGTTGGAGTTGGCTGAAGATGACAAGCAACGTCTGCTTGAGATGACTCCAGGAAGTTATGTGGGTATGGCGCCGGAAATTGTTGATCTGCTTGATTAA
- the trpS gene encoding tryptophan--tRNA ligase: protein MRVLSGIQPSGSLHLGNYFGMMSKMIAHQEEAELFCFIANYHAQTSVSDGKQLAKGTLEAAANFLALGMDPEKSTFWVQSDVPEVQELAWILSNFTPMGLLERCHSYKDKIVKGIAANHGLFAYPVLMTADILLFQSETVPVGKDQKQHVEVARDIAIKFNNEYGEIFTLPQPEIDDDVATVPGLDGQKMSKSYGNTIDLFAEDKALRKQIMRIVTAPIPVEDPKDPDACNVYKIFRLFLDKEQDEALRQRYQAGNLGFGDVKQELFETVRDYFAPQTEYRKELLANPDGVREILAKGADKARYAASRTLRKVRKKTGLIY, encoded by the coding sequence ATGCGCGTACTATCCGGCATCCAGCCTTCCGGCTCCCTTCACCTCGGCAATTATTTCGGCATGATGTCGAAAATGATCGCCCACCAGGAAGAGGCTGAACTTTTCTGTTTTATCGCCAACTACCATGCCCAGACTTCGGTCAGTGACGGCAAACAACTTGCCAAGGGCACTCTCGAAGCGGCCGCCAACTTTCTCGCTCTCGGCATGGATCCGGAAAAGAGCACCTTCTGGGTGCAGTCTGATGTTCCGGAGGTTCAGGAACTGGCATGGATTCTTTCCAACTTCACTCCTATGGGGCTTTTGGAACGCTGCCACAGCTACAAGGATAAAATCGTCAAGGGAATCGCGGCCAACCATGGCCTCTTTGCCTACCCAGTCTTAATGACTGCCGACATCTTGCTCTTTCAGAGCGAGACGGTCCCAGTCGGAAAAGACCAGAAGCAGCATGTTGAAGTGGCCCGCGACATCGCCATCAAGTTCAACAACGAGTACGGTGAGATCTTCACCCTGCCACAACCTGAGATTGACGATGATGTCGCCACCGTACCTGGTCTTGATGGACAGAAAATGAGTAAGAGTTACGGCAACACCATCGATCTCTTTGCAGAAGATAAAGCGCTGCGCAAACAGATCATGCGCATCGTCACAGCTCCCATCCCGGTCGAAGACCCAAAAGATCCTGATGCCTGTAACGTCTATAAAATCTTCCGTCTTTTCCTCGACAAGGAGCAAGACGAGGCATTGCGCCAGCGCTACCAGGCTGGGAATCTCGGCTTCGGCGACGTAAAGCAAGAGCTCTTTGAAACAGTGCGAGACTATTTTGCCCCTCAGACTGAGTATCGCAAGGAGTTGCTGGCCAACCCGGACGGGGTTCGTGAGATTCTTGCTAAAGGTGCGGATAAGGCGAGATATGCGGCGAGCAGGACGTTGCGGAAGGTTAGGAAGAAAACTGGTTTGATCTACTAA
- a CDS encoding mechanosensitive ion channel family protein, translating to MESLISFSDGLFSGDFLESKIFYTILALVVFWLFRRISLIVLLRGRDVQVQYRIRKSVAYITYPLAFLVIGRIWFAGFQAVSTYLGLLSAGLAIALQTPLVNLAGWAFILWRQPFKVGDRVQLGDHRGDVIDQRIFMFSLMEIGNWVDSDQSTGRVIHIPNGKIFNEVLANYSQGFQYIWNEIPVLVTFESDWRKAKQILDEIAHQHGDSLSDSAARRLREAAKKFMIFYKKLTPVVYTTVKDCGVMLTIRYLCDPRKRRGSEEELWENILDAFAVHDDIDFAYPTQRFYTNMSEGKPGTRPEAVYKTDSPE from the coding sequence ATGGAGTCTCTCATTTCATTTAGCGATGGCCTTTTTAGTGGCGATTTTCTTGAAAGCAAAATCTTTTACACGATTCTGGCCCTTGTGGTTTTCTGGCTGTTCCGTCGTATCAGCCTCATTGTTTTGCTGCGTGGCCGCGACGTTCAGGTACAGTACCGCATCCGGAAAAGTGTCGCTTACATCACCTACCCCCTTGCCTTTCTGGTGATTGGCCGCATCTGGTTTGCCGGCTTTCAGGCAGTGTCAACTTATCTTGGCTTGCTCTCCGCAGGTTTGGCCATTGCCCTGCAGACTCCATTGGTCAATCTCGCCGGGTGGGCCTTCATCCTCTGGCGACAGCCTTTCAAGGTTGGCGACCGAGTCCAGCTTGGCGACCATCGTGGAGATGTCATTGACCAACGTATCTTTATGTTCAGCCTGATGGAGATTGGCAACTGGGTTGACTCCGACCAGAGCACCGGACGCGTTATCCACATCCCAAATGGCAAGATTTTCAATGAAGTTCTGGCCAATTACAGCCAAGGGTTCCAGTACATCTGGAATGAAATACCGGTTCTGGTCACTTTTGAAAGTGACTGGCGCAAGGCAAAGCAGATCCTTGATGAGATAGCCCATCAACATGGCGATTCACTCAGCGACTCTGCCGCACGCAGACTAAGAGAAGCCGCAAAAAAGTTCATGATTTTCTATAAAAAGCTGACGCCGGTGGTTTACACAACAGTGAAGGACTGCGGTGTCATGCTGACGATCCGCTATCTCTGCGACCCCCGTAAACGTCGAGGCTCAGAAGAAGAGCTTTGGGAGAACATCCTTGATGCTTTTGCCGTGCACGACGACATCGACTTTGCCTATCCCACCCAGCGCTTCTACACCAATATGTCTGAGGGTAAACCTGGAACTCGCCCTGAAGCTGTCTACAAGACCGACTCACCAGAGTGA